The stretch of DNA TTGGGCGGGCGCGGGCTGCCTCGCGGGCGCATCATCGAGATGTTCGGACCCGAGTCGTCGGGCAAGACGACGCTTGCCCTGCACGTTGCGGCCAGCGCTCAGCGTCTGGGCGGCATCGCCGCGGTGGTCGACGCCGAGCATGCCCTCAACCCCGGTTGGGCGAAGAAGTGCGGCGTCAACCTGGAGAAGCTGCTCGTCAGCCAGCCGGAGTCTGGCGAGGAGGCGCTGGAGATCACCGAGATGCTCGTACGCAGCGGCTCGGTGGACGTGATCGTGGTGGACTCCGTGGCGGCGCTGATCCCCAAGGCCGAGATCGAGGGCGACATGGGCGACGCGCACGTTGCGCTCCAGGCGCGGCTTATGAGTCAGGCGTTGCGCAAGCTCACCGCGGCGATCGGCAAGTCGAAGACCATTGTCATCTTCATCAACCAGTTGCGGACCAACATCGGCGTGATGTTCGGCAACCCGGAGACGACGCCCGGAGGCCGGGCGCTGAAGTTCTACTCCTCCGTCCGGCTGGACATCCGCCGCATCGCCTCCATCAAGGAGGGTGACGTGGCCATGGGCAACCGCGTCCGGGCGAAGGTGGTCAAGAACAAGGTGGCGGCACCGTTCCGCGAGGCGGAGTTCGACATCATGTTCGACGGCGGCATCAGTCGCGAGGGTGACCTGATCGATCTGGCCATCGTCGACGGCATCGTGAGCAAGAGCGGCGCCTGGTTCGGATACAAGGACATCCGCCTCGGACAAGGACGCGAGAACGCCAAGCAGTTCCTCTTGGACAACCGCGACCTGTTTGAGGAGATCCACGCGGCCGTGGTCGCCAAGCGCCAAGTGCCGCCTGCCGGAGCCAAGGGTGCCGCGTCCGACGACAAATCGGCGACGAAAGAAGCGCCCGTGGCCAAGGTCACGGCATCCGCATCTGCGGCCAAGGAAACCGCCGGCAAGAATACGGCGGCGCTGAAACGCAAGAGGGCGTAAGAGAGAGGGTCAGGACATCCCGATGCATGTGCGCGGCGCGCCGCCGCAGGCGGTGTCCTCGGCCGCCAGACCGCCTTACGTTCAAGTCATCCCCGATATTATCCGACCTACCCAGCGAGAAGCGGGCACAGGCGCCCTTCGCGCGTGCTGAGAAGCGCCGGCTGAAACCGCTCTCTCAATGCTGGAAACGGGCATGTCAACATCTTCACCAGGCCGATCGCGAACGATTCTCGTCGTCGGCCCCGATCCTGAGTGCTCCACCGGCGGGATGGCCACGGTCGTTCGGCAGATGCTGGAGCTCGACTTCGGCGACGCCTACCGCTGCGTCCTTTATCCCACGACTGCCTCGACTCGCCGCGAGACCATTGTCGGACGGCTGAGGCGACACCTGGGGGCCCTTTCGGACTTTCGAAACACGCTGCGG from Phycisphaerae bacterium encodes:
- the recA gene encoding recombinase RecA, which codes for MKTAISEEVQARREEALGRALKQIEQAFGKGAIMQLDKMDAEVEGVPTGALSLDLALGGRGLPRGRIIEMFGPESSGKTTLALHVAASAQRLGGIAAVVDAEHALNPGWAKKCGVNLEKLLVSQPESGEEALEITEMLVRSGSVDVIVVDSVAALIPKAEIEGDMGDAHVALQARLMSQALRKLTAAIGKSKTIVIFINQLRTNIGVMFGNPETTPGGRALKFYSSVRLDIRRIASIKEGDVAMGNRVRAKVVKNKVAAPFREAEFDIMFDGGISREGDLIDLAIVDGIVSKSGAWFGYKDIRLGQGRENAKQFLLDNRDLFEEIHAAVVAKRQVPPAGAKGAASDDKSATKEAPVAKVTASASAAKETAGKNTAALKRKRA